A stretch of Pseudoliparis swirei isolate HS2019 ecotype Mariana Trench chromosome 14, NWPU_hadal_v1, whole genome shotgun sequence DNA encodes these proteins:
- the dock9b gene encoding dedicator of cytokinesis protein 9 isoform X4 produces the protein MASAPPEARKFTRGLNKPGTAAELRQSVSEAVRTSVLMVKPKVIEPLDYESVILQRKTQIISDVMRDMLQFPMDDFQISTLRRQGRTLFSTVPETAEKEAHSLFVQECIKTYKSDWLVVNYKYEEYSGDFRQLPNKVLRPEKLAAHLFEVDEDVEKDEDTASLGSQKGGVSKHGWLYKGNMNSAISVTMRSFKRRYFHLAQLGDGSYNLNFYKDENTSKEPKGTIFLDSCMGVVQNIKVRRFAFELKMQDKSTFLLAADSEAEMEEWIGTLNKILHSGFEQAVQEKRNGDLHDDEEHGKTDLSSGSFQDSFQTARDIECKRRSEARLKLFTLDPDTQKLDLSGIEPDVRQFEEKFGKRVLVSCQDLSFNLQGCVAENEEGPTTNVEPFYVVLSLFDVQNGRKISADFHVDLNHPLVRQMTSGSGHKQECHINGGGVGDGDDDGPLAGRRQASGLPADALQYPRHGVFSVTCPHPEIFLVARMEKVLQGGITHCTEPYMKSSDSAKIGQKVLKNAKMACSRLGQYRMPFAWAARPVFKDASGTLDKSSRFSALYRQDSSKLSDEDMFKLLADFRKPEKMAKLPVLLGNLDVTIDSVAPDVTNCVTSSYVPVRTFEGAGPGSALLEVEEFVPCIAKCSQPFTIYKNHLYVYPKHLKYDGQKSFAKARNIAVCIEFKDSDSDEAQPVKCIYGHPGAPLFTKQAYATVLHHQQNPEFYDEIKIELPTQLHEKHHLLFTFYHVSCESNSKKKDLVEAPVGSAWLPLLRDGRVIMNEQLLPVAANLPTGYLGSQDGINKHSGSEIKWVDGGKPLFRVSTHLVSTVYTQDQHLHNFFHHCQIMETSEQASEGELVKYLKSLHAMEGHVMVNFLPTILNQLFCVLTRATHEDVAVNVTRVMVHVVAQCHEEGLEHYLRSYIKYVFKPDAYSSTDVKTVHEELAKAMTAILKPSTDFLTSNKLLKYSWYFFEALVKSMAHYLIESGKVKLSRNLRFSASFHHAAETLVNMLMPHITQKYKDNLDAARNANHSLAVFIKRCFTFMDRGFIFKQINNYMNCFMPGDPKTLYEFKFEFLRVVCNHEHYVPLNLPMPFGKGRIQRFQDLQLDYSLTDDFCQNHFLVGLLLREAGGALQEFREIRQIAIQVLKGLMIKHTFDDRYAAKSQQARLATLYLPLFGLLQENVYRLDLKESAPFSNHNNAREDSLVPNFMVTPQKPGSCIENALHKDVFGVISGTASPHSSTPNISSVQHADSRGSLVSTDSGNSLLDKSSDKTNSLEKSQCASALGSAVLRCNKLDRDEIKNVLMCFLHILKSMSEEALFAYWNKAAPSELTDFFTLIEVCLYQFRYMGKRFIVRSQEGAGPVAPDRKSLTLPVSRNRAGILHARLQQLGTLENAHTFNNMYSHTDADVSSQCLLEANVSTEVCLTVLDTLSIFIMGFKTQLHSDLGHNPLMKKVFQVHLCFLQIPQSEAALKQVFTSLRNFIYKFPCTFFDGRADMCASLCYEILKCCNSKLSSIRSDAAHLLYFLMKSNFDYTGRKSFVRTHLQVVIAVSQLIADVIGIGGTRFQQSLSIINNCANSDKSIKHTAFPSDVKDLTKRIRTVLMATEQMKEHENDPEMLVDLQYSLAKSYTSTPELRKTWLDSMARIHNKNGDFSEAAMCYVHVAALVAEYLWRKGMFRQGCSAFRVTTPNIDEEAAMMEDVGMQDVHFNEEVLMELLEECADGLWKAERYELIADVYRLIIPIYEQRRDFEKLTHLYDTLHRAYTKVMEVMHSGKRLLGTYFRVAFFGQGFFEDEDGKEYIYKEPKFTPLSEISQRLLKLYSDKFGQENVKIIQDSSKVNPKDLDSKYAYIQVTHVTAHLDDKELEDRKSDFEKSHNIRRFVFETPFTVSGKKQGGVDEQCKRRTVLTTTHCFPYVKKRIAVMYQHQTDLSPIEVAIDEMSAKVGELRLLCSAPEVDMIRLQLKLQGSISVQVNAGPLAYARAFLDDDSAKKNPDNKVKQLKEVFRQFVDACGQALGVNERLIKEDQQEYQDEMKANYRDLTRELSNIMHEQINPVEDGTRSSLSDSVGIFNAISGTPTSANPHGSTTVL, from the exons ATCTCCACCCTGCGGCGCCAGGGCAGGACGCTGTTCTCCACCGTGCCAGAGACTGCAGAGAAAGAAGCTCACTCGCTGTTTGTCCAAGAG TGCATCAAGACCTACAAGTCCGACTGGCTCGTTGTCAACTACAAGTACGAGGAGTATTCTGGAGACTTCCGCCAGCTCCCAAA TAAGGTGTTGAGACCAGAGAAGCTGGCAGCTCACCTGTTTGAGGTGGATGAAGACGTGGAGAAAGACGAG GACACAGCTTCCCTGGGCTCTCAGAAGGGAGGAGTCTCTAAACATGGTTGGCTGTACAAGGGAAACATGAACAGTGCAATCAGTGTTACGATGCGG TCCTTCAAGAGGAGGTACTTCCATCTGGCCCAGCTGGGAGATGGATCCTACAACCTCAACTTCTACAAGGACGAGAACACCTCCAAGGAACCCAAAGGAACCATCTTCCTCGACTCATGCATGGGCGTTGTTCAG aACATCAAAGTGCGCCGGTTCGCTTTTGAGCTGAAGATGCAGGACAAGAGCACCTTTCTTCTGGCCGCGGACAGCGAAGCGGAGATGGAGGAGTGGATCGGCACCCTCAACAAGATCCTCCACAGCGGCTTTGAGCAGGCCGTGCAGGAGAAGAGGAACGGAGACCTGCACGACG ACGAGGAGCACGGAAAAACCGACCTCTCTTCTGGAAGTTTCCAGGACAGCTTTCAG ACCGCCAGAGATATTGAGTGCAAACGGAGGAGTGAAGCTCGCCTGAAGCTCTTCACTCTGGACCCTGACACACAG AAACTGGACTTATCTGGCATTGAGCCGGACGTGCGTCAGTTTGAAGAGAAGTTCGGGAAGAGAGTCCTGGTCAGTTGCCAGGACCTGTCTTTCAACCTGCAGGGCTGCGTCGCCGAGAACGAAGAGGGGCCGACCACTAAT GTGGAGCCTTTCTACGTGGTCCTGTCCCTCTTCGACGTCCAGAACGGCAGAAAGATCTCGGCCGACTTCCACGTGGATCTTAACCACCCTTTGGTGCGACAAATGACATCAGGCTCCGGTCACAAGCAGGAGTGTCACATCAACGGCGGTGGCGTCGGCGATGGCGACGACGACGGGCCCCTGGCTGGACGACGGCAGGCCAGTGGGCTCCCGGCGGACGCCCTCCAGTACCCCAGACACGGGGTCTTCTCAGTCACGTGCCCACATCCAGAGATCTTCCTGGTGGCCAGGATGGAGAAGGTCCTGCAGGGGGGGATCACCCACTGCACAGAACCCTACATGAAGAGCTCAGACTCCGCCAAG ATTGGTCAGAAGGTGCTGAAGAATGCCAAGATGGCCTGCAGCAGACTAGGACAGTACAGGATGCCTTTCGCCTGGGCTGCTAG GCCGGTGTTCAAAGACGCATCGGGAACTTTGGACAAAAGCTCTCGCTTCTCAGCTCTTTACAGACAGGACAGCAGCAAGCTGTCAGACGAGGACATGTTCAAACTGCTGGCTGACTTCAGAAA ACCGGAGAAAATGGCCAAGCTCCCTGTGCTCCTGGGGAACCTGGATGTAACCATTGACAGCGTGGCCCCGGATGTAACCA ACTGCGTCACTTCCTCCTACGTCCCCGTGAGGACCTTCGAAGGCGCCGGGCCCGGCAGCGCTCtcctggaggtggaggagttcgTGCCCTGCATCGCCAAGTGCTCCCAGCCATTCACCATCTATAAGAACCACCTCTACGTGTACCCCAAACACCTCAAATATGACGGACAGAAATCCTTTGCTAAG GCGAGGAATATTGCAGTTTGCATTGAGTTCAAGGATTCGGATTCGGATGAGGCCCAGCCGGTGAAG TGCATCTACGGCCATCCAGGAGCTCCTCTCTTCACTAAGCAGGCATACGCCACCGTCCTGCACCATCAGCAGAACCCAGAGTTCTATGATGAG ATAAAGATAGAGCTCCCTACCCAGCTGCATGAGAAACATCACCTTCTCTTCACCTTCTACCACGTTAGCTGTGAGAGCAACAGCAAGAAGAAAGACCTGGTGGAGgctccag TGGGTTCAGCATGGCTGCCTCTGCTGAGGGATGGCAGAGTCATCATGAACGAACAGCTGCTGCCGGTGGCCGCCAATCTGCCCACCGGGTACCTTGGTTCTCAAGATGGTATCAATAAG CACTCTGGCTCGGAGATCAAATGGGTCGACGGAGGAAAACCTCTGTTCAGAGTCTCAACTCATCTCGTCTCCACGGTTTACACTCAG GATCAGCACTTGCACAACTTTTTCCACCACTGTCAAATTATGGAGACGTCAGAACAAGCTTCAGAGGGGGAGCTGGTTAAATACCTGAAG AGTCTCCATGCGATGgagggtcatgtgatggtcaacTTTCTGCCCACCATCCTCAACCAGCTGTTCTGCGTCCTAACCAGAGCCACACACGAGGATGTGGCTGTCAACGTGACCag GGTGATGGTTCATGTTGTGGCCCAGTGCCACGAAGAGGGGCTTGAACATTATTTGAGATCTTATATCAAG tATGTGTTCAAGCCGGATGCTTATTCCTCAACCGATGTAAAAACAGTTCACGAGGAGCTAGCTAAAGCCATGACGGCCATTCTCAAGCCGTCCACAGACTTCCTAACCAGCAACAAGCTGCTAAAG tATTCATGGTACTTCTTTGAAGCTCTGGTGAAATCAATGGCTCATTATCTCATCGAGAGCGGGAAGGTCAAG ctctccagGAACCTGCGTTTCTCGGCTTCCTTTCACCATGCAGCGGAGACTCTCGTGAATATGCTGATGCCACACATCACCCAGAAATACAAGGATAACCTGGATGCAGCTCGCAATGCCAATCACAGCCTGGCCGTTTTCATCAAG CGCTGCTTCACTTTCATGGACAGAGGCTTCATATTCAAGCAGATCAATAACTACATGAATTGCTTTATGCCTGGAGACCCCAAG ACTTTGTATGAATTCAAGTTTGAGTTCCTTCGCGTTGTTTGCAACCATGAGCACTATGTCCCTCTTAATCTTCCCATGCCCTTTGGAAAAGGCAGAATTCAAAGGTTCCAAG ATCTTCAGCTGGACTATTCTCTGACTGACGACTTCTGTCAAAACCACTTCCTGGTGGGGTTGCTGCTGAGGGAGGCGGGTGGCGCTCTTCAGGAGTTTCGAGAGATCCGTCAGATCGCCATCCAGGTGCTCAAGGGCCTGATGATCAAACACACTTTCGACGACCGCTATGCAGCAAAA AGCCAGCAGGCCAGACTCGCcaccctctacctccctctgtTTGGTCTGCTCCAGGAGAATGTGTACAGACTTGACTTGAAGGAGTCCGCCCCCTTCAGCAACCACAAT AATGCCAGGGAAGACTCTCTGGTACCCAACTTCATGGTGACCCCCCAGAAACCTGGGAGCTGCATAGAAAATGCTCTCCACAAAGACGTGTTTGGAGTCATCTCTGGAACAG CCTCCCCTCACAGCTCCACTCCCAACATCAGCTCAGTGCAGCATGCAGACTCCAGAGGCTCTCTGGTCTCCACCGACTCTGGAAACAGCCTGCTGGACAAGAGCAGTGACAAGACCAACTCCCTGGAGAAG tccCAGTGCGCCTCGGCTCTGGGCAGCGCCGTGCTGCGCTGCAACAAACTGGACCGGGACGAGATCAAAAACGTGCTCATGTGCTTCCTGCACATCCTCAAGAGCATGTCAGAGG AGGCTCTTTTTGCATACTGGAACAAAGCCGCTCCGTCCGAACTGACGGACTTCTTCACATTGATAGA AGTCTGCCTCTATCAGTTCAGATACATGGGGAAGAGATTCATCGTCAG GAgccaggagggggcggggcctgtcgCCCCCGACAGGAAGTCTCTGACTCTACCCGTGTCTCGTAACAGGGCTGGGATCTTGCACGCCCGCCTTCAGCAGCTGGGGACTCTGGAGAACGCTCACACCTTCAACAACA TGTACTCGCACACGGACGCAGACGTGAGCAGCCAGTGCCTGCTGGAGGCCAACGTGTCCACCGAGGTCTGTCTGACGGTGCTGGACACGCTCAGCATCTTCATCATGGGCTTCAAG ACGCAGCTGCATTCGGACCTCGGTCACAACCCCCTGATGAAGAAAGTGTTCCAGGTGCACCTGTGCTTCCTGCAGATCCCTCAGTCCGAGGCCGCCCTCAAACAGGTCTTCACCTCCCTGAGGAACTTCATCTACAAG ttCCCCTGCACCTTCTTCGATGGCCGGGCCGACATGTGCGCCTCTCTGTGCTATGAAATCCTCAAGTGCTGCAACTCCAAGCTGAGCTCCATCCGCAGCGACGCCGCCCATCTCCTCTACTTCCTCATGAAAAGCAACTTTGACTACACGGGACGCAAGTCCTTCGTCCGAACACACCTGCAG GTGGTCATCGCCGTCAGTCAGCTGATTGCCGATGTCATCGGCATCGGGGGGACCCGTTTCCAGCAGTCGCTCTCCATCATCAACAACTGTGCCAACAGTGACAAGAGCATCAAG CACACAGCATTTCCGTCCGACGTGAAGGACCTGACCAAGCGCATCAGGACGGTGCTGATGGCCACGGAGCAGATGAAGGAGCACGAGAACGACCCCGAGATGCTGGTGGACCTCCAGTACAGCTTGGCCAAGTCCTACACCAGCACGCCCGAGCTACGCAAGACCTGGCTGGACAGCATGGCCCGCATCCACAACAAGAACGGAGATTTCTCAGAG GCCGCCATGTGCTACGTGCACGTTGCTGCCCTGGTAGCGGAGTACCTGTGGAGGAAAG GCATGTTCAGGCAGGGCTGCTCGGCCTTCCGCGTCACCACCCCCAACATCGACgaggaggcggccatgatggagGACGTCGGGATGCAGGACGTCCACTTCAACGAG gAGGTGctgatggagctgttggaggaGTGCGCTGACGGCCTCTGGAAGGCGGAGCGTTACGAGCTCATCGCTGACGTCTACAGGCTCATCATCCCCATCTACGAGCAGCGCCGGGACTTTGAG AAACTGACTCACCTGTATGATACCCTCCACCGTGCCTACACTaaagtgatggaggtgatgcacTCTGGCAAAAGACTGCTGGGCACCTACTTCAGAGTGGCCTTTTTTGGACAG ggcTTCTTTGAGGATGAAGACGGAAAGGAGTACATCTACAAGGAGCCCAAGTTCACCCCGCTGTCTGAGATCTCCCAGAGGCTCCTGAAGCTCTACTCCGACAAGTTCGGTCAGGAGAACGTGAAGATCATCCAGGACTCGAGCAAG GTGAACCCGAAGGACCTGGACTCCAAGTACGCCTACATCCAGGTGACCCACGTCACGGCCCACCTGGACGacaaggagctggaggacaggaAGAGCGACTTCGAGAAGAGCCACAACATCCGGCGCTTCGTCTTCGAGACGCCGTTCACCGTGTCGGGCAAGAAGCAGGGCGGCGTGGATGAGCAGTGCAAGCGGAGGACCGTCCTCACCA CCACCCACTGTTTCCCGTACGTGAAGAAGCGCATCGCCGTCATGTACCAGCACCAGACCGACCTGAGCCCCATCGAGGTGGCCATCGACGAGATGAGCGCCAAGGTGGGCGAGCTGCGACTGCTGTGCTCGGCCCCCGAGGTGGACATGATCCGCCTGCAGCTCAAGCTGCAAGGCAGCATCAGTGTACAG GTCAACGCCGGTCCACTTGCGTACGCCAGAGCCTTCCTCGACGACGATAGTGCCAAGAAGAATCCTGACAACAAGGTCAAACAGCTGAAAGAGGTGTTCAG GCAGTTCGTGGACGCCTGCGGTCAGGCGCTGGGCGTGAACGAGCGTCTGATCAAAGAGGACCAGCAGGAGTACCAGGACGAGATGAAGGCCAACTACAGGGACCTGACCCGGGAGCTGTCCAACATCATGCACGAGCAG ATAAACCCAGTGGAAGACGGCACCAGGAGCTCTCTGTCCGACTCCGTGGGCATCTTCAACGCCATCAGCGGCACGCCAACCAGTGCCAACCCGCACGGCTCCACCACCGTACTCTGA